A stretch of the Denticeps clupeoides chromosome 6, fDenClu1.1, whole genome shotgun sequence genome encodes the following:
- the lcp2a gene encoding lymphocyte cytosolic protein 2a, which produces MSFDYIPTRSEVMNWNPPRLADYLKRSQRDLAGCDKVVIINNISGPRFLNMSDNDLQKFPKLQAPLISRICCEINKKEEKRGFFQTRTKAPKYTEREIAQDDPVGWDPEEFDDSDDYENPNLDDDDEDNAESDYESPTEDAEGEVHSDDSYELPPSEPSGTQILPAKPSCMGEGDYIDNNHSRGKNQPPVPPERPGVGPPQPAPVHHSLLSHPGPRRDQSPQRPSRPTTKHAPPLQGGALASAPVAPRVDRTKKPSSAPNDRSLTPSRRPPAAEEPPRFPKPPLPVPVVTRSSSSVGQSQPNKRHGAEESDRGMGRGNMLGINTFPLASRNPSPRPTRHGSSLRHDGTHPDVGPGTRLLSSRLQEAMNSRASTRSPSRQQPRAVDSAQGMDPAWYVGQVTRGQAEGSLRRVNMDGAFLVRDSSKGSVAQPYTLMVLYQQKVYNIQIRYNDEQGVFQLGTGLKVSVEFQQVGGIIEHHREMPLLLIDAKNRGAGGQQKQCALTHPAGW; this is translated from the exons ATGAGTTTCGACTACATTCCGaccaggtcagaggtcatgaacTGGAATCCCCCTCGACTGGCAGACTATTTGAAACGG TCTCAGCGGGATCTAGCAGGCTGCGACAAAGTTGTCATCATCAACAACATCAGCGGACCGAGATTCCTG AATATGTCAGACAATGACCTGCAAAAATTCCCTAAACTCCAAGCACC TCTGATATCTCGAATTTGCTGTGAGATCAACaagaaagaggagaagaggggATTCTTTCAAACGAG aacaAAAGCACCAAAGTATACAGAGAGAG AAATAGCACAAGATGATCCAGTGGGATGGGATCCTGAAGAGTTT GATGACAGCGATGACTATGAGAACCCAAACTTggacgatgatgatgaagataatGCAGAAAGTGACTATGAGTCTCCAACTGAAGACGCAGAAGGTGAAGTTCATTCTGATGACAGCTATGAGCTGCCACCGTCAGAGCCCAGTGGGACCCAGATCCTTCCTGCCAAACCTTCCTGTATGGGTGAAGGCGACTATATTG ACAACAACCATTCCCGAGGTAAAAACCAGCCTCCTGTGCCACCAGAGCGCCCAGGCGTAGGTCCACCACAGCCAGCCCCGGTTCACCACAGT CTTCTGTCACACCCCGGCCCCAGGAGGGACCAGTCCCCCCAGAGACCAAGCAGGCCCACAACAAAGCATGCTCCTCCAT TACAAGGCGGGGCTCTGGCTTCAGCACCTGTCGCTCCTCGCGTTGACCGCACTAAAAAACCAAGCAGCGCTCCGAATGACCGC TCTCTTACACCATCGAGAAG ACCCCCAGCTGCAGAGGAGCCACCAAGATTCCCCAAACCTCCTCTGCCAGTGCCAGTGGTGACAAGAAGTTCCTCCTCAGTGGGCCAGTCTCAGCCAAACAaaag ACATGGAGCTGAGGAG tCTGACAGAg GAATGGGGCGTGGCAACATGCTGGGGATCAACACATTTCCTCTGGCATCAAGGAACCCGTCTCCTCGGCCGACACGGCATGGATCCTCCTTACGTCATGATGG GACGCATCCGGATGTCGGTCCTGGAACCAGATTGCTCTCATCCCGTCTACAGGAGG CCATGAATTCAAGAGCCAGTACAAGGAGTCCGTCCAGGCAGCAGCCGAGAGCGGTGGACTCGGCACAG GGAATGGATCCCGCATGGTATGTGGGTCAGGTGACGCGGGGTCAGGCGGAGGGGAGTCTGAGGAGGGTGAACATG GACGGGGCGTTTCTGGTGCGAGACAGCTCCAAGGGCTCCGTCGCCCAGCCCTACACGCTCATGGTCCTCTACCAGCAGAAGGTCTACAACATCCAAATCCGATACAACGACGAACAAGGAGTCTTCCAGCTCGGCACCGGCCTTAAAGTCTCAGTG GAGTTCCAGCAGGTCGGTGGGATCATCGAGCACCACAGGGAGATGCCGCTTCTCCTGATTGATGCGAAGAACCGTGGGGCAGGAGGGCAGCAGAAGCAGTGTGCACTGACTCACCCTGCCGGGTGGTGA
- the LOC114792810 gene encoding forkhead box protein I1-ema-like yields the protein MTSFVPQSASPPQGGPQFQSLGPQEPQEFSLYSDSFYSPPSLPSPQQTIPSAYELGDYASPGSNPYLWFNSAGMNNVPYLGGPPRTVGDPFGPQHYGMPRSYLGAGGPGGPGGDLSWFSLPTQEDLMKLVRPPYSYSALIAMAIHGAPNRRLTLSQIYQYVADNFPFYNKSKAGWQNSIRHNLSLNDCFKKVPRDDDDPGKGNYWTLDPNCEKMFDNGNFRRKRKRKSDSLASDVENGGHATSNSVESSPKNPSHHPDAHSPSERQSSPDPSGSSPCLSSFLSQMAEVSPSDSGLNRGDALLRPLPMALSLHGSQRASPAEGFGSFSPNATVPQWEAQLPPPPVLSPSPTHYTGGYNDSILSQFSSHLYPSVDAAGLVYPQDGTEV from the exons ATGACATCATTCGTGCCGCAGAGTGCCTCACCCCCGCAAGGTGGACCTCAGTTCCAGAGCCTGGGACCTCAGGAGCCACAAGAGTTCAGCCTCTACAGCGACAGTTTCTACAGCCCTCCGTCCCTGCCGAGCCCTCAGCAGACCATCCCCTCCGCTTACGAGCTGGGGGACTACGCCAGTCCGGGTTCCAACCCGTACCTCTGGTTCAACAGTGCGGGCATGAACAATGTGCCTTATCTGGGAGGACCTCCAAGGACAGTAGGTGATCCCTTTGGGCCTCAACACTATGGGATGCCAAGGTCATACCTAGGTGCTGGTGGCCCAGGGGGTCCTGGAGGGGACCTGAGTTGGTTCTCCTTACCTACTCAGGAGGACCTAATGAAGCTGGTTAGGCCTCCCTACTCCTACTCGGCCCTTATTGCCATGGCCATACATGGAGCCCCAAACCGACGCCTCACCCTGAGCCAGATCTACCAGTACGTAGCTGACAACTTCCCCTTCTACAACAAGAGCAAGGCAGGCTGGCAGAATTCCATACGCCACAACCTCTCTCTCAACGACTGCTTCAAGAAGGTTCCACGAGATGATGATGATCCag GCAAGGGTAACTACTGGACCTTGGATCCCAACTGTGAAAAAATGTTTGATAATGGCAACTTCCGGcgcaaaagaaagagaaagtcaGACTCCCTGGCCAGTGACGTGGAGAACGGGGGTCACGCCACCTCCAACTCAGTGGAGTCCAGTCCCAAAAACCCCAGCCACCACCCTGATGCTCACAGCCCCTCAGAGCGGCAATCGTCTCCAGACCCCTCTGGTTCCTCCCCATGTCTCAGCAGCTTCTTGTCCCAGATGGCCGAGGTCTCGCCGAGCGACAGTGGCTTGAACAGGGGGGACGCTCTGCTCCGGCCCCTCCCCATGGCTCTGTCTCTGCACGGCTCACAGCGGGCCTCCCCAGCTGAGGGCTTTGGGTCGTTCTCTCCGAACGCCACCGTGCCTCAGTGGGAGGCGCAGCTGCCCCCACCGCCCGTCCTGTCCCCGTCTCCCACCCATTACACAGGGGGCTACAACGACTCCATCCTCAGCCAGTTCAGCAGCCACCTGTACCCCAGCGTGGACGCGGCCGGGCTGGTGTACCCGCAGGACGGCACCGAGGTGTGA
- the nhp2 gene encoding H/ACA ribonucleoprotein complex subunit 2-like protein, with protein MTKVKKEKRAAEEEPVGTEKSHQEVAANINAIAQPLATRKLSKKLYKCVKKASKVKHIRRGVKEVQKFINKGEKGIVVLAGDTLPIEVYCHLPVVCEDKNLPYAYVPSKVDLGSSAGSKRPTCVIMIKPHEDYQEAYDECLEEVSALPKPY; from the exons ATGACCAAAGTGAAGAAGGAGAAGCGGGCCGCCGAGGAAGAGCCGGTGGGGACGGAGAAGTCGCACCAGGAGGTGGCCGCCAACATCAACGCCATCGCGCAGCCGCTGGCCACACGAAAGCTTAGCAAAAAGCTCTACAAGTGTGttaaaaaag CGTCCAAAGTGAAGCACATCCGCCGGGGCGTGAAAGAAGTCCAGAAGTTTATTAACAAAGGAGAGAAGGG GATCGTGGTTCTAGCTGGCGACACGTTGCCCATTGAAGTCTACTGCCATTTACCTGTGGTGTGTGAGGACAAGAACTTGCCCTACGCCTACGTTCCTTCGAAAGTG GACCTGGGCTCTTCGGCGGGCTCGAAGCGGCCCACGTGTGTCATCATGATCAAACCCCACGAAGACTACCAGGAGGCCTACGACGAGTGCTTGGAAGAGGTGTCTGCCCTACCAAAACCCTACTGA